In Brassica napus cultivar Da-Ae chromosome C2, Da-Ae, whole genome shotgun sequence, the sequence ATTTGTTTCGTTAGCTGCGGAAAACCTAAGTACCGAACTGGAAGATCTCCATTGGAGAAGGTGTAGTGGCTAAGAATATCTTGCTTTTATGTATCAGCTAAACCTGCCAGGTAGAGAGTGGACTTTTCCATACTAATATGTAAGCCAGATGCCTCTGCAAAGGTTTTAAAAGTCTCAAGAATATCGTCTACTGAGCTTCTTTTGCCGTCTGAGAATATAAGCAGGTCATCAGCAAAGCTTAGATGAGTTAGCTTGAGATCCTGGCAGTAAGGGTGGTATCCAAACTTCCTTTGAGCCGCTGCTTTGTCTAACATTTTAGACAAAACCTCCATACATATGACAAACAAATAGGGAGACAGAGCACATCCTTGACGAAGACCCATTTTGTTGTTAAAATACCCAGCTAGTTCACCGTTGATTTGAACTGAAAAAGAGGCAAGTGCGATACATTTCTCAATCCATACAATGTATTCACTTGGGAACCCGAGAGCCTTGAGAGCAGAGTCAAAAAGGCCATTGGACAGTGTCAAACGCCTTAGAAATATCGATCTTAAGCGCACATCTTGCTGAAACTGAGCTCTTATGATAGCTTTTTACTAGTTCTGACGCCAAGAGGACGTTCTCCATCAGCAATCTGTCTTTGACGAAGGCAGACTGATTGGGAGATATACACTTTGGGAGAATAAGCTTCAAATGATTGGCCAGAATCTTCGAGATAACTTATAAATGACGTTGCAGCAAGATATAGCACGAAAATCTTTCATAGTATTTGAGTTTTCTTTCTTCGGGATCAAGGCTAGAATAGTAGAATTTATCCCCTTAGGCAAGAAACCAGTCTTGAAGAAAGATTGGACTGCGATCACAAAATCATCCCGCACAATGTCCCAAGCAACCTTAAAAAATTCGCATGTGTATCCATCCGGACCTGGAGACTTATGATTTGCCATTGCGAATAACACATGTTTAATCTCAATGGCCGGAACATCGTGTGAAAGGAGCGCTCTATCTGCCTCCTCACATTGAAAATTCAGAAGCGTTTTCAGCTCATCAATTCCATTTTTCAATTCTTTCAAAGTGACATTatagataattatatattgCCTATGCATATAAACACATAAACATAATGGTGACATGAGCTCATTCACATCGGCATCATAATTTTATGGCAGTTATAACATTATCATAAGATGTAGTAGATATAATAGTACAGAAATTTAGAgctgtatgaaaaaaaaaaattataatacgtTCTTGTATCTGCTATTATGTATTGTGAAAAATAAGAGAGAACTTAATCCTATATACAAATATgattattgttatattttaaacatcaaaatttattattaaacataaaattttcttatatataagaaaatatttgaaaaacttgttttacaaatcaattttttttttacgatttgaaaaacaaattctaTCAAATACtcttgaaaattaaatttttcttttgtttaggattttctGAAAAGAAAGACTCCTATCAtataatttcatcaaaaaaccTTTTAGAATTATcttttattcaaaaatttagaaaagGGAAAATACTATCAATAACAATTTCCAATtataattaaacaatttttaaaacaattttttttataattaattttgttactATTTCTAATATCATGTTCTTCATCAAATTCTTATAAAGGTAAAACTATTATCAAAtgactaattttaaaattatctttttctatgatttttaaaaaagaaaagtattatcaaacaatttattttagataattattatataattataaacaattaactcatatcaatatcttaattttttactGTCATATGTTGTGATAATGTTAAttagaaactttaaaataattattttcagtCACAATTAATAAGTTTTCCACATTACCATATTTACAATTCGATTtgtcattatttttaatataaaaaaatttctaaaaatatttatttttaaaaaggaaaatcacTTCAATAATTTtcaacctttcttttgtttaggaactgttttaaaaaataaaactaactatcttatactttattttaaataattatatataattattatctttaggattttagaaaaggaaaattactatcaaatacttTATGTTAGGTATctataaagaaaatttggaataattacaataaaataatattttacagttatatttggtttatgatttatgcATAAAACCCCATCAACCACAGCAAAATGATCGCAAGCTCAAACTGTTAGTTTCCAAATAAACCATATAATATAAAGATACCATTACTCAAATTtgtcatttatattaatttttctttagtTTCAACATCTTACAAGAGCTCCTTTTACATTTTGGGAGCCACAAGTTACAATATCTTTGGCAACtgacacaaaaataaaattaaagaaaaacacacacacatccAAGAAGCGGTTGGTGCTTCTTTACAGATTAACCTTTCTTGCGTAATTTCACAAGAAAATTACCTATCTCTCTATATTATAATGTGaataagagaataagagattgcccttatttgttgtttctttcttttatatgcATCAGTCAAAGCTGCGGTTGGACCAATATAGTATGTTTAATCTCACCAATGTGTAATTTATGTTCACCCATTGGGATTCTCCTCATCCCATGCTCATCCACTACACCAAGATGCTTGCAAGCCTCAATATCAACTTGAACGGTGCGTTTTGACCCTGCCTTGACATGAACCTTCTCAAACGCTACCAACTGCTTGTTCACACCCAATCCTTTTATCCCGTTCTCCGGCGGCTCGGCAAAGACGAACACCGTGTGGGTTCCATCGAATTCACCGGTGTTTGACACTTCAACGTGGAGGGGCATTTTCGGGAACGTTCCGCAGTTGGTATGAGATACTTTGATGGAGGTAGATGAGGAGTTGAAAATGGCAGTGTTGAGTTTGTAAGGTGAAACTGATAACTGAGCTAATGGGTTCTGAGCCAAACTGTGAGTGAAGGTAGTGTAGCTTAAACCGAACCCAAATGGAAACACCACTGGACCTTTGTAGAATCTGTAAGTCCTCCCTGGGTAGTTTCCAGATGCTCTCATGGCCATTATCGTCATGGGAAGTTTTGTCACGTATTCTTGTGGATACCATGTCATTGGTAGTTTACCTCCTATCATAAGAGACATAACATATTCAATATTAGTTAACAAGAAATTATGAAATGTGATTATAATAaacgaaaaaaaacaaatgtgatTATGAAGTTAccaatatagaaaataaatcaacTAAAATTATGTAACTAGATCAAGAACATACCAGGGTTAGCAGCACCAAAAATGATATCAGCAATAGCAGCTCCACCCGCTTGACCCGGATACCCGGCCCAAATGATGGCAGCGACACGTGGATCATTCGTAGCGAAGGATGCATCGACGGGTCCACCACTCATAAGTACTAGAATGACTGGACCTCTAGAGGCCTGAGCCACACGTGTCACAAGGTTTTGTTGGTAACCCGGTAAAAGCAGCCCGGTTCGATCTCGTGTCTCTGCCTCTATCGACTGGTCCAGTCCCATTACAAGAACCGTTGCGTCTGCTTGACGCGCCGCTGCCTCGGCTGCACCAAATCCTTGATTCCCTGCGCAAGCCACACCAGCACAGCCTTCTTGGTGAATTGTCTTTGCGTATCTTGAGATTCCTTGTAACGGTGTCGTATAAGCGCATGCTTTCcctaataaacaaaacattaataaacaGAGTTAgcattataatttataaataaaaaaaaagttagtacTATATTATGTAACTGATAATATTATGTAAGTTTAGTGGATTATCTTGTCTACCTGCATAGTTTCCAATCATGGTCTCAGTGACGTCGGAGTTGGGTCCAATTACGGCAACGGTGCGGTGGCGCCTAGGAGAGAGTGGAAGAGACCGGCCAGAGTTTTTGAGAAGAACCATTCCTTGATGAGCTGCTTCAAGGGCTAAATGTTGATGGGCGGGTGTACAAACATCTCTAGGCCCAAGATTAGCGTATGGTCCAAGATTTCCATCAAACATACCAAGTCTCATCTGGACCGTTATGGTATTGGCAAGTGCTAAATTAACGTCATTCTCTGTTAACAATCCTTTCTTCACTGCTCCTTCTGTAAAGATCGCCAAAAACGGCCCGCAGTCCAAATCTAAACCTGCAATACGACATGATGTTTTGTCATCAAAGTGGTCAACGGTTTGAAACATCCATGGATGGGGAAAACAACTTACCAGCTTTGATGGAGGCGGCTGCAGCTTCCTCAGGAGTTGTAGTATAGTGTTGTTGGTTGAAAAAAACATCTACAGAGTCACAGTCTGATACAATGTACCTGCATGCATTGACATTAAGCTGATGTATGAGAAGGGGTCAAATGAATATGAACTGTTGATTATGACGACTTTTAAATCTTACCCATTGAGACGCCATTGACCACGAATAGTGTTCTTTAAGAGATTTTCATCAGCACAAGTAGGCTTTCCGTTTACTTGATTGTAAGAACACATAACACTTGCGACCTTTCCCTCGTAAACACATGATTTGAATGGCACGTTGTATGTGTCCTCTAAATCTTGTTTGGTGACCTATATCCATTATCaacttattaattaaataattgaacCCATTAGCTATCTAAATTATTTAGCAACATCATTCATGAGTTTTCTAATAAACTATTATGTTTTGAATTATTATGCTAGAAAAcgaatcttttcttttgttatgaTATGCTTAGAAGAAGATAATAGTTGGTCCACATGACCAATAAGGATAAGATTCTCCACCACAACTACAACATACGACTATGCATATGCCACATCACTGAAAGTCACGCTCCCTCTTGGCTTAGCTGGTATATAATGTTAAACCAGTGTTTTGTTTGTCTGACTGTGACCTGCATACATATTACTATATAAACACATTTTGCCTACTTTATACTAAATTTCAGTTCAGTGGATGAAAAGTCTTTTGCAAGATAACGAAGTGACGCATATTATACGGAACTATAATTagaatagagaaaaaaaaataataataataataataattagaatAGAGATTGAAACATGTAGATATGAGTTATTTTCTGAATTTAACGAATCTGATCATAAAATGGGATACAAGACGATAAGCCTTTCAAGAAAACGAATCCAGTCACATCAAAGTCGTTTTTAGATAGAGCTTTAAATAACAGAAAATGATATAATAGAGCTTTCTAATTTTAGACGTAAAATATACAAGTTTCAgcaaaaaaaatccaatattttgttttcattttcatattttgaaaacatcacagatatttgaaaatatattaaattaaaattcttatAAGATATAAGAAAAATAGTGACGGGTTCTCTTCTATTcccacaaaattttttttttttgaacacatcacaaaatttaattataatatcttaaatttaagAAGTAATTGGCATTCTTGGACCAACAAAAGAAGTTAAGCATTTATATCTAACCAATAATATATGCGTTCATTAAAGATCTTTACATTCTCAGTTGTAAacatatacatttaaaattaaacatgcagtcaaaacttcaaaacacacataaatatataatatagataGTGTATAATAGTATAAGATTTATACCTTGGCGTTGAAATGAAAACGGTCGACCCCATTCCAGTTATCAAGATCATAAGCAGTGTAATGCTTGCAACATGCGGCGACTTTGAGGCGGTTGCCGGCGCCGTTTCCCTGAAGTCCCCGGACGTAGCTGGCGGCGTATTTTCCGGCGACAACAGGATCTTCTCCGGGAGTTTCCTGGCCTCGGCCCCAACGTGGGTCCCTCAGTATATTCACATTTGGGCTCCAATACGTCAAACCGGCCACGCCTCCATTGTACATAGCTCTTGCCTCATCAGACACCacctattatttattttaaatcatggtAATTCTAATTAATATATTCCTTTTTAGTAATCCTAATTAATAGTATATTCCTACATAcacatttgttttgttttatcaagagaaatataaattatccgTATATACACCATATGATAAAAaaactcttgttttttttatccgCTGGTTATAGCTAACTTGCCCATCACcgtatctatattattaaaagagaagtacccatttgaaaatgtttatacttcattaattaaactttctttttttttgcttgtctttttcagttgtatttatgaaatatcttaaaacgaataaaactgtctaatttagtacttgtcttttcagttacattaatgaaatatgtttaaatgaatttaaactttctattttattgtttgtctttttcagttatcTTAATGAaaaatccttaaataaatttggacataatgtcatttaatcaaccaaaaaaactcatgagttatccttacgtgcataattttaataatggagatttttaaaaatgtgcatcattaaaatgttacctaaaacatgcagcactaatatataacatgcatcattaaaactaaaatttgactcacacaattgtacgaatattattttcaattgattaaattttaaaataattatttattcaaaaaatatttaagaatggctacgttttaaaaaattatatggtattatttgctcataactcatttgtcatttgataaattgttagaaagaaaattttagcataatataactcagttgtcatttgctaaatttatggtttttatttatattttttatcatttaattataatattttcattttatatttgaaagataaatgaattttctttcaaacaatatttttgtaaatgtatttttttaattaatcaattaaaattgttattatcattgaatatcattatttttgacataatttgagtttttcgTTTActtcaaaacttatcatattttaggataattttaatttaaaatgtaattttcatatttttcaaacaaattctaaaaatattttttaaatattttgttataattgttaaaaaaatattgagttgcatttcaaataaaaaggtaaagatattaaaaatattctaattaaaatatgtaaaatttaatatagttttaaggaaatggtcaaaataaaaaaaattacacataaaataattatgatttttgttaactggacggatcattatttatatgatatcgcatacgaaaaaaaaatttatgtttttaaaattatctaattaactctatactcattttttatatgatatcacacattcgtaaaagaatagatagtttaagatgcaaaaaaaaaatatttacttaatgaatataatatgaacgaatattacaaatacatcatttaataaaataaataattaaaaactgaaaattcatatccgcgcagGGTctgattaattattaaatatggCAGACGATATAAAAGTATACTACCCGTATAAGATATAAAACCTTTATCAAAAGCAAATTTCTGTTTAATAcaatatagtattattatttttgttt encodes:
- the LOC106347722 gene encoding beta-D-xylosidase 1, which translates into the protein MSCNNNSLLTGNRVVVVLVFLLCLVHSSESLRPLFACDPANGLTRTLRFCRVNVPVHARVQDLIGRLTLQEKIRLLVNNAAAVPRLGIGGYEWWSEALHGVSDVGPGAKFGGAFPGATSFPQVITTAASFNQSLWEDIGRVVSDEARAMYNGGVAGLTYWSPNVNILRDPRWGRGQETPGEDPVVAGKYAASYVRGLQGNGAGNRLKVAACCKHYTAYDLDNWNGVDRFHFNAKVTKQDLEDTYNVPFKSCVYEGKVASVMCSYNQVNGKPTCADENLLKNTIRGQWRLNGYIVSDCDSVDVFFNQQHYTTTPEEAAAASIKAGLDLDCGPFLAIFTEGAVKKGLLTENDVNLALANTITVQMRLGMFDGNLGPYANLGPRDVCTPAHQHLALEAAHQGMVLLKNSGRSLPLSPRRHRTVAVIGPNSDVTETMIGNYAGKACAYTTPLQGISRYAKTIHQEGCAGVACAGNQGFGAAEAAARQADATVLVMGLDQSIEAETRDRTGLLLPGYQQNLVTRVAQASRGPVILVLMSGGPVDASFATNDPRVAAIIWAGYPGQAGGAAIADIIFGAANPGGKLPMTWYPQEYVTKLPMTIMAMRASGNYPGRTYRFYKGPVVFPFGFGLSYTTFTHSLAQNPLAQLSVSPYKLNTAIFNSSSTSIKVSHTNCGTFPKMPLHVEVSNTGEFDGTHTVFVFAEPPENGIKGLGVNKQLVAFEKVHVKAGSKRTVQVDIEACKHLGVVDEHGMRRIPMGEHKLHIGEIKHTILVQPQL